A window of Streptomyces sp. DG1A-41 contains these coding sequences:
- a CDS encoding globin — translation MGGVNEIRRGTLQEQTFYEQVGGEETFRRLVHRFYEGVAEDPLLRPMYPEEDLGPAEERLTLFLVQYWGGPTTYSDNRGHPRLRMRHAPFTVDRAAHDAWLKHMRVAVEELGLSEEHERTLWNYLTYAAASMVNTPG, via the coding sequence ATGGGGGGCGTGAATGAGATTCGGCGCGGCACGCTTCAGGAGCAGACCTTCTACGAGCAGGTCGGCGGGGAGGAGACCTTCCGTCGGCTCGTCCACCGTTTCTACGAGGGAGTCGCCGAGGACCCGCTGCTGCGGCCCATGTACCCCGAGGAGGACCTGGGACCGGCCGAGGAGCGCCTCACGCTGTTCCTCGTCCAGTACTGGGGCGGCCCCACGACGTACAGCGACAACCGCGGCCACCCGCGCCTGCGGATGCGGCACGCGCCCTTCACGGTCGACCGTGCGGCGCACGACGCCTGGTTGAAGCACATGCGGGTCGCCGTCGAGGAGCTCGGTCTCTCCGAGGAGCACGAGCGGACGCTGTGGAACTACCTGACGTACGCGGCGGCGTCGATGGTCAACACCCCGGGCTGA
- a CDS encoding FHA domain-containing protein — protein MPTCPNGHQSGSDDWCEVCGHRMAGAVPPPPPPPPPPGGGYGFPPPGGPGGPHGGRPPHLSAVPNAEPELCPQCRTPREGGAPFCEECRWNFLTNTATSYTPAAPPPPGPGVRFQPPGRPGPSGPSGPSYGGGDSYEYQSSRPSQVNRPAEPIPPFGGEPSGHPGPGGRPGPGGPGGPGGPGGPGGPPGPPGFGADPSRPVPPPPGPGAPGGHGGPGGAPQGFQQSGPPAPPGFPQETQRPQQGGQSFGGGGDDWVLSPPSSTGPGGGPGGGQGGGYGYPQPGATQAPPGPGGGQGGGYGYPQPGATQAPPGPGGFPQQPQAPQGPATWTATIAPDREYFMAMMQRSGPEAAGLNLPAYSPEQQRTLTGNQITIGRRRHSTGDTPDIDLSVPPEDPGVSHQHAVLVQQPDGSWAVVDQNSTNGTTVNGSEEPIQPFVPVPLQDGDRVHVGAWTTITIRRG, from the coding sequence ATGCCGACCTGCCCGAACGGACACCAGTCGGGTTCCGACGACTGGTGCGAGGTCTGCGGTCACCGCATGGCGGGTGCCGTGCCTCCGCCTCCTCCCCCGCCGCCCCCGCCCGGCGGCGGCTACGGCTTCCCGCCCCCCGGCGGCCCGGGTGGCCCCCACGGCGGGCGCCCTCCGCACCTGTCCGCCGTACCGAACGCGGAGCCGGAGCTCTGCCCGCAGTGCCGTACGCCGCGTGAGGGCGGCGCACCGTTCTGCGAGGAGTGCCGGTGGAACTTCCTGACGAACACGGCGACTTCGTACACGCCCGCCGCCCCGCCCCCGCCCGGCCCGGGCGTGCGCTTCCAGCCGCCGGGCAGGCCCGGCCCGTCAGGTCCGTCTGGTCCGTCGTACGGCGGCGGTGACTCGTACGAGTACCAGAGCTCCCGCCCGTCGCAGGTGAACCGCCCGGCCGAGCCGATCCCGCCCTTCGGCGGCGAGCCCTCGGGCCACCCGGGCCCCGGCGGCCGTCCCGGTCCTGGGGGTCCGGGTGGGCCCGGCGGCCCGGGCGGCCCCGGCGGTCCTCCCGGCCCGCCCGGATTCGGTGCCGACCCCTCGCGACCGGTCCCGCCGCCGCCCGGGCCCGGTGCGCCGGGTGGCCATGGTGGCCCCGGTGGCGCTCCGCAGGGCTTCCAGCAGTCAGGCCCGCCAGCTCCTCCCGGGTTCCCGCAGGAGACCCAGCGTCCGCAGCAGGGCGGTCAGTCCTTCGGCGGTGGCGGTGACGACTGGGTGCTCTCCCCGCCGTCGTCCACCGGCCCGGGCGGCGGCCCCGGTGGCGGTCAGGGCGGTGGCTACGGCTATCCGCAGCCCGGCGCGACCCAGGCCCCTCCCGGCCCCGGCGGCGGTCAGGGCGGTGGCTACGGCTATCCGCAGCCCGGCGCGACCCAGGCCCCTCCCGGCCCCGGCGGCTTCCCGCAGCAGCCCCAGGCGCCCCAGGGACCGGCAACCTGGACCGCGACCATCGCCCCGGACCGCGAGTACTTCATGGCGATGATGCAGCGCTCCGGCCCCGAGGCCGCGGGTCTGAACCTGCCCGCGTACTCGCCCGAGCAGCAGCGCACGCTCACCGGCAACCAGATCACGATCGGCCGCCGTCGGCACTCCACCGGCGACACCCCCGACATCGATCTCTCGGTGCCGCCGGAGGACCCGGGCGTCTCGCACCAGCACGCGGTGCTGGTCCAGCAGCCCGACGGCAGCTGGGCGGTCGTCGACCAGAACTCGACGAACGGCACGACGGTCAACGGCTCGGAGGAGCCCATCCAGCCGTTCGTCCCGGTACCGCTCCAGGACGGCGACCGGGTACACGTGGGCGCCTGGACGACGATCACGATCCGCCGCGGCTGA
- a CDS encoding VWA domain-containing protein produces the protein MANFSKSNVPQFSVDVYQNEYLPEGAGEVNAIVTVTATGGGTIGSAVSAPHLFSPGQGPSAAVVIMVDCSGSMDYPATKMRNARDATAAAIGTLRDGVHFAVIGGTHVAKEVYPGGGRLAVADATTREQAKRALRSLSAGGGTAIGTWLRLADRLLSSADVAIRHGILLTDGRNEHEAPQDLKAALDVCAGRFTCDARGVGTDWEVKEVTGIASALLGTADIVADPAGLAADFTQMMETAMGKEVADVSLRLWTPVDTTVKFVKQVAPTVEELTDRRTEAGPRAGDYPLGSWGDESRDYHVCVEVPAANIGQEMLAARISLVIPRPDGTVQNLGAQGLVRAVWTDDMVASTSINPQVAHYTGQAELAQVIQQGLDLRKSGDMDGATAKLGRAVQLASASGNADTAKLLAKVVDVVDAATGTVRLKAKVEEADEMTLETRSTKTVRVKK, from the coding sequence ATGGCCAATTTCTCGAAGTCGAACGTGCCCCAGTTCTCGGTGGACGTGTACCAGAACGAGTACCTGCCGGAGGGCGCCGGCGAGGTCAACGCCATCGTCACGGTGACGGCGACCGGCGGCGGCACGATCGGCAGCGCGGTCTCGGCGCCCCACCTCTTCTCGCCCGGCCAGGGCCCGTCCGCGGCCGTGGTGATCATGGTCGACTGCTCCGGGTCGATGGACTACCCGGCGACCAAGATGCGCAACGCCCGCGACGCCACGGCCGCCGCGATCGGCACCCTGCGCGACGGCGTGCACTTCGCGGTGATCGGCGGGACGCACGTGGCCAAGGAGGTCTACCCGGGCGGCGGTCGCCTCGCGGTCGCCGACGCCACCACCCGCGAGCAGGCGAAACGGGCGCTGCGCTCGCTCAGCGCGGGCGGCGGCACGGCCATCGGCACCTGGCTGAGACTGGCCGACCGCCTGCTGTCCTCCGCGGACGTCGCCATCCGGCACGGCATCCTGCTCACGGACGGCCGCAACGAACACGAGGCACCCCAGGACCTGAAGGCCGCGCTCGACGTGTGCGCGGGGCGCTTCACCTGTGACGCGCGCGGCGTGGGCACCGACTGGGAAGTGAAAGAAGTCACAGGGATCGCCTCCGCCCTGCTCGGCACCGCCGACATCGTCGCCGACCCGGCCGGGCTCGCCGCCGACTTCACGCAGATGATGGAGACGGCGATGGGCAAGGAGGTCGCGGACGTCTCCCTGCGGCTGTGGACCCCGGTCGACACCACCGTGAAGTTCGTCAAGCAGGTCGCGCCCACGGTCGAGGAACTGACCGACAGGCGCACCGAGGCGGGCCCGCGCGCCGGCGACTACCCCCTGGGTTCCTGGGGCGACGAGTCCCGTGACTACCACGTATGCGTGGAGGTCCCGGCCGCGAACATCGGGCAGGAGATGCTGGCGGCCCGGATCTCGCTGGTCATTCCGCGGCCCGACGGCACCGTTCAGAACCTCGGCGCGCAGGGCCTGGTCCGCGCCGTGTGGACGGACGACATGGTCGCCTCGACGTCGATCAACCCCCAAGTCGCCCACTACACCGGGCAGGCGGAACTGGCGCAAGTCATCCAACAAGGGCTGGATCTTCGTAAGTCGGGAGATATGGACGGAGCAACGGCCAAACTGGGCCGGGCCGTTCAGCTCGCGAGTGCCTCCGGGAACGCCGATACTGCGAAACTGCTTGCGAAGGTGGTGGACGTGGTCGATGCCGCGACCGGTACTGTGCGACTGAAGGCGAAGGTCGAAGAGGCCGACGAGATGACGCTCGAGACCCGGTCCACCAAGACTGTTCGCGTGAAGAAGTGA
- a CDS encoding tetratricopeptide repeat protein: protein MSDKGESVTQAPNEPPSPSPDETRGEPRRTCQRPACGGTYEDVGGGELYCDTCGLAPVVAPNGMVGSSPTGITAGGKGGSRGSGSSRSSSRTSRTSSQSSKSRRSVSGRLSRSLSGKATGRSVSVRSSGSAAGSSSRGRLGAGLVQVPPIPRPDPREMVLDNPEVPERKRFCSRSDCGAQVGRARGDRPGRTEGFCTKCGHPYSFVPKLKAGDVVHGQYEVVGCLAHGGLGWIYLAVDRAVSDRWVVLKGLLDTGDQDAMAAAISERRFLAEIEHANIVRIYNFVEHLDQRTGSLDGYIVMEYVGGKSLKEIANARRTPQGRRDPLPVEQACAYGLEALEALGHLHSRNLLYCDFKVDNAIQTEDQLKLIDMGAVRRMDDEESAIYGTVGYQAPEVAEAGPSVASDLYTVARTLAVLTFDFQGYTNVYVDSLPDPDNIEVFRQYESFYRLLVRATDPDPARRFASAQEMTEQLTGVLREVVSLQTGRARPALSTLFGPELRVTDTELFPRLDGEVSRLGARVVRKRRHSATAAALPAVPSQPHAAQLAAGPGGAATGPGPGGAQGLPTPHNLVKPVDTPAAALALPVPRVDPSDPNAGFLAGLMTSAPAELLGALAVAPAPSIETRLRQIRAWLETGDPAAALEALVTLEGERPDDWRVVWYRGVAALVTGDDEGAALAFDAIYDAFPGEIAPKLALGLCAEVLGQLDNAAEYYRLVWSTDPSYVSAAFGLARVQLATGDRRSAVRTLESVPESSIHYTAARVAAVRARLRQRTATASDVFLEDLTAAAAQVEALEAYGLDPARREQLSAEVLGCALDWVLSGGQGSAPPAAGGRTLLGSGLDERGLRFGLERSYRTLARLARGGEERIDLVERANRYRPRTWV, encoded by the coding sequence ATGAGCGACAAGGGGGAGTCCGTGACTCAGGCACCGAACGAACCACCGAGCCCATCACCGGACGAGACACGGGGCGAGCCGCGACGCACCTGCCAGCGCCCCGCCTGCGGCGGCACCTACGAGGACGTGGGCGGCGGTGAACTGTACTGCGACACCTGCGGCCTCGCCCCGGTCGTCGCACCGAACGGCATGGTCGGGTCATCCCCCACCGGCATCACCGCCGGCGGCAAGGGCGGCTCGCGGGGCAGCGGCAGCTCCCGCTCCAGCAGCCGCACTTCCCGTACGTCGTCCCAGTCGTCGAAGTCCCGCCGCTCGGTGTCGGGACGCCTCTCGCGCTCCCTGTCGGGCAAGGCGACGGGCCGCTCGGTGTCGGTGCGCAGCTCCGGCTCCGCCGCCGGTTCCTCGTCCCGGGGCCGGCTGGGCGCCGGGCTGGTCCAGGTCCCGCCGATCCCGCGGCCCGACCCGCGCGAAATGGTCCTGGACAACCCCGAGGTGCCCGAGCGGAAGCGGTTCTGCTCGCGCTCCGACTGCGGCGCCCAGGTGGGCCGTGCGCGTGGTGACCGACCGGGGCGCACGGAGGGCTTCTGCACCAAGTGCGGCCATCCGTACTCGTTCGTGCCGAAGCTGAAGGCCGGGGACGTCGTGCACGGCCAGTACGAGGTGGTGGGCTGCCTCGCGCACGGCGGCCTGGGCTGGATCTACCTGGCCGTCGACCGGGCGGTATCCGACCGCTGGGTGGTCCTCAAGGGCCTGCTGGACACCGGCGACCAGGACGCGATGGCCGCGGCGATCTCCGAGCGGCGCTTCCTGGCGGAGATCGAGCACGCCAACATCGTGCGGATCTACAACTTCGTCGAGCACCTGGACCAGCGCACGGGCTCCCTGGACGGCTACATCGTCATGGAGTACGTCGGCGGCAAGTCGCTGAAGGAGATCGCCAACGCCCGCCGTACCCCGCAGGGCAGGCGCGACCCGCTGCCGGTGGAACAGGCCTGCGCCTACGGCCTGGAGGCCCTGGAGGCGCTCGGCCATCTGCACAGCCGCAACCTGCTGTACTGCGACTTCAAGGTCGACAACGCGATCCAGACCGAGGACCAGCTCAAGCTGATCGACATGGGCGCGGTGCGCAGGATGGACGACGAGGAGTCGGCCATCTACGGCACGGTCGGGTACCAGGCGCCGGAGGTCGCCGAGGCCGGCCCCTCGGTGGCGAGCGACCTCTACACCGTCGCCCGCACCCTCGCCGTGCTGACCTTCGACTTCCAGGGCTACACGAACGTCTACGTGGACTCCCTGCCCGACCCGGACAACATCGAGGTCTTCCGGCAGTACGAGTCGTTCTACCGGCTCCTGGTCCGCGCCACGGACCCCGACCCGGCCCGCCGGTTCGCCTCCGCGCAGGAGATGACCGAGCAGCTGACCGGTGTCCTGCGGGAGGTCGTCTCCCTCCAGACGGGCCGCGCCCGGCCCGCCCTGTCCACACTGTTCGGGCCGGAGCTGCGGGTCACGGACACGGAGTTGTTCCCGAGGCTGGACGGTGAGGTGTCGCGGCTCGGGGCGAGGGTGGTGCGGAAACGGCGCCACTCCGCGACGGCAGCGGCGCTGCCCGCTGTCCCCTCTCAACCCCACGCGGCCCAGCTCGCTGCCGGGCCCGGAGGAGCCGCGACAGGGCCGGGCCCCGGCGGCGCACAGGGCCTCCCCACCCCCCACAACCTCGTCAAACCCGTCGACACCCCCGCCGCCGCCCTCGCCCTCCCCGTCCCCCGCGTCGACCCGTCCGACCCCAACGCCGGTTTCCTGGCGGGCCTGATGACCTCCGCCCCGGCCGAGCTGCTCGGCGCCCTCGCGGTGGCTCCGGCCCCGTCGATCGAGACGCGGCTGCGGCAGATCCGGGCCTGGCTGGAGACCGGCGATCCGGCCGCCGCGCTGGAGGCGCTGGTCACGCTGGAGGGTGAGCGGCCCGACGACTGGCGGGTGGTCTGGTACCGGGGCGTGGCCGCGCTGGTGACGGGCGACGACGAGGGCGCCGCGCTCGCCTTCGACGCGATCTACGACGCCTTCCCGGGCGAGATCGCGCCCAAGCTGGCGCTGGGCCTGTGCGCGGAGGTGCTGGGCCAGCTCGACAACGCCGCCGAGTACTACCGGCTGGTGTGGTCGACCGACCCGAGCTATGTGAGCGCCGCGTTCGGACTGGCCCGCGTACAGCTGGCGACCGGGGACCGGCGCAGCGCGGTACGGACGCTGGAGTCGGTCCCGGAGTCCTCCATCCACTACACGGCAGCGCGCGTGGCCGCCGTCCGGGCGCGGCTGCGGCAGCGCACGGCGACCGCCTCGGACGTGTTTCTGGAGGACCTCACGGCCGCCGCGGCGCAGGTCGAGGCGCTGGAGGCGTACGGTCTGGACCCGGCGCGCCGCGAGCAGTTGTCGGCCGAAGTCCTCGGCTGCGCGCTGGACTGGGTACTCTCCGGGGGCCAGGGTTCCGCCCCTCCGGCCGCCGGGGGACGGACGCTGCTCGGCAGCGGCCTGGACGAGCGTGGCCTGCGTTTCGGCCTGGAACGCTCGTACCGCACGCTGGCCCGGCTGGCGCGGGGCGGCGAGGAGAGGATCGACCTGGTGGAACGTGCCAATCGTTACCGCCCCCGGACGTGGGTGTAG
- a CDS encoding glutamate ABC transporter substrate-binding protein, translating to MRARRLRASLKGWGGVAAMAVVCALVAVFALCVPLSGPGTVDDQAVAQSARVKAEKAEEDCEAPEKQTLSPSSADGDTIQAIRNREGEKRKLIVGVDQNSYRWGYRNPNSGKTAELEGFDIDLVHRIAEDILGDPDAVQFKAIPTNQRIPAIQDGRVDMVVRTMTINCERIEDVAFSAPYFKTGQQVLAPKSSPIKGYDDTLADKRICTAAGSTAYSTLEADKKDGKLPATTDISTTVPNQLDCLVRLQLGEADAVVTDGALAASQAAQDPTVQLKGDAFTAEYYGVAMKKEADDLVRRVNQILVDYRKDTANGWQASYDKWLSATLGKDSEKSEPPAPQYLRTT from the coding sequence ATGCGAGCACGACGTCTGCGGGCCAGTCTGAAGGGCTGGGGCGGGGTGGCCGCGATGGCGGTCGTCTGCGCCCTGGTGGCCGTCTTCGCACTGTGCGTCCCGCTGTCCGGACCGGGCACCGTGGACGACCAGGCCGTCGCCCAGTCGGCCCGGGTCAAGGCCGAGAAGGCCGAAGAGGACTGCGAGGCCCCCGAGAAGCAGACCCTGTCGCCCTCCTCCGCCGACGGCGACACCATCCAGGCGATCAGGAACCGCGAAGGCGAGAAGCGCAAACTGATCGTCGGCGTCGACCAGAACAGTTACCGCTGGGGCTACCGCAACCCCAACAGCGGCAAGACGGCGGAGCTCGAGGGCTTCGACATCGACCTGGTCCACCGCATCGCCGAGGACATACTCGGCGACCCGGACGCGGTCCAGTTCAAGGCGATCCCCACCAACCAACGCATCCCGGCGATCCAGGACGGCCGCGTGGACATGGTCGTCCGCACGATGACGATCAACTGCGAACGCATCGAGGACGTCGCCTTCTCCGCGCCCTACTTCAAGACGGGACAGCAGGTCCTGGCCCCCAAATCCTCGCCGATCAAGGGCTACGACGACACGCTCGCCGACAAGAGGATCTGCACGGCGGCGGGCTCCACGGCGTACTCCACGCTGGAAGCGGACAAGAAGGACGGCAAACTCCCCGCCACCACCGACATCTCCACGACGGTGCCGAACCAACTCGACTGCCTGGTCAGGCTCCAGCTCGGCGAGGCCGACGCGGTGGTCACCGACGGCGCGCTCGCCGCGAGCCAGGCGGCACAGGATCCGACGGTCCAGCTCAAGGGTGACGCCTTCACTGCCGAGTACTACGGCGTGGCGATGAAGAAGGAAGCCGACGATCTGGTACGCCGGGTCAACCAGATCCTGGTGGACTACCGCAAGGACACCGCGAACGGCTGGCAGGCGTCGTACGACAAATGGCTGTCGGCGACACTGGGCAAGGATTCGGAGAAGTCGGAACCACCGGCACCGCAGTACCTCCGCACGACCTGA
- a CDS encoding GNAT family N-acetyltransferase, producing MKIRVRAAGEADLTALLGLYSELNPDDAPLSQAAADAVWAAISGQQGRTVLVAEADGTVAGTADCIVMPNLTRGGRAVLFVENVVVAGCFQRRGIGRRLMEAAVRLGKSAGCYKVQLLAADDAYVHSFYEACGFKALAQGFRRYVE from the coding sequence GTGAAGATCAGGGTGCGGGCGGCGGGCGAGGCCGATCTGACAGCGCTGCTGGGTCTCTACAGCGAACTGAACCCGGACGACGCGCCGTTGTCCCAAGCGGCCGCGGATGCCGTCTGGGCGGCCATATCCGGGCAGCAGGGGCGGACCGTCCTGGTCGCCGAGGCCGACGGCACGGTGGCCGGGACGGCGGACTGCATCGTGATGCCGAATCTCACCCGTGGCGGCCGGGCCGTCCTCTTCGTGGAGAACGTGGTGGTGGCCGGCTGCTTCCAGCGGCGGGGCATCGGGCGTCGACTGATGGAAGCGGCCGTGCGGCTGGGGAAGTCGGCCGGCTGCTACAAGGTGCAGTTGCTGGCAGCGGACGACGCGTACGTGCACAGCTTCTACGAAGCGTGCGGCTTCAAGGCGCTGGCGCAAGGGTTTCGCCGCTACGTGGAGTAG